The following proteins are encoded in a genomic region of Micromonospora olivasterospora:
- a CDS encoding WhiB family transcriptional regulator, with translation MDWRHDAVCRDEDPELFFPIGTSGPALLQVEQAKAVCRRCPVTDQCLQWALESGQDAGVWGGMSEEERRAVKRRGGLRVLRAHSA, from the coding sequence ATGGACTGGCGCCACGATGCCGTCTGCCGCGACGAGGACCCGGAGCTGTTCTTCCCGATCGGGACGTCCGGTCCGGCCCTGCTGCAGGTGGAGCAGGCGAAGGCCGTCTGCCGGCGCTGCCCGGTGACCGACCAGTGCCTGCAGTGGGCTCTGGAGTCCGGTCAGGACGCCGGCGTCTGGGGCGGGATGAGCGAGGAGGAGCGGCGCGCCGTCAAGCGTCGCGGCGGCCTCCGGGTGCTTCGCGCTCACTCCGCCTGA
- a CDS encoding diacylglycerol/lipid kinase family protein: MRAVLVVNPKATTTSERSRDVLVRALRSEVDLALRYTRRRGHATELAREAAEEGVDLVVTLGGDGTVNEVVNGLMTAEPPTMRTGTTPAERLPALATVPGGSTNVFARALGLPREWPEGTSMILEGLRLGRSRTIGLGRADDRYFTFCAGFGLDAAVIRRVERARRRGRVSTPTLYLRSTVSQYFLGSDRRHPTITLERPGEPAETELGTVIVQNTAPWTYLGEREINPNPQASFDLGLDVLALRRLRVMSTTRTVTQFFAQNPDPRGRQVLRLHDAAEFTLVASRPQAFQLDGDYLGEREKVRFTSIPAALRVIC; encoded by the coding sequence ATGCGGGCCGTCCTGGTCGTCAATCCGAAGGCCACCACCACGAGCGAGCGCAGCCGGGACGTACTGGTCCGGGCGCTGCGCAGTGAGGTCGATCTCGCCCTGCGGTACACGCGGCGGCGAGGCCACGCCACGGAGCTCGCCCGGGAGGCGGCCGAGGAGGGCGTCGACCTGGTGGTCACGCTCGGTGGCGACGGCACCGTGAACGAGGTGGTGAACGGCCTCATGACGGCCGAACCGCCGACCATGCGCACCGGTACGACTCCCGCCGAGCGACTGCCGGCGCTGGCCACCGTCCCCGGCGGATCCACCAACGTGTTCGCCCGGGCGCTCGGACTGCCCCGGGAGTGGCCCGAGGGCACCAGCATGATCCTGGAGGGGCTGCGGCTGGGCCGGTCCCGGACGATCGGGCTGGGCCGGGCCGACGACCGCTACTTCACGTTCTGCGCCGGCTTCGGGCTCGACGCCGCGGTGATCCGCCGGGTCGAGCGGGCCCGCCGCCGCGGGCGGGTCTCCACCCCGACGTTGTACCTCCGCTCCACGGTCAGCCAGTACTTCCTCGGCTCAGACCGCCGGCACCCGACGATCACGCTGGAACGCCCGGGCGAGCCCGCCGAGACCGAGCTGGGCACGGTCATCGTGCAGAACACCGCGCCCTGGACGTACCTGGGCGAGCGGGAGATCAACCCGAACCCGCAGGCATCGTTCGACCTCGGCCTGGACGTCCTGGCCCTGCGCCGGCTTCGCGTGATGAGTACGACACGCACCGTGACTCAATTCTTCGCCCAGAACCCCGACCCCCGGGGCCGCCAGGTGCTGCGACTGCACGACGCGGCCGAGTTCACGCTGGTCGCGAGCCGTCCGCAGGCCTTCCAGCTGGACGGGGACTATCTCGGTGAGCGGGAGAAAGTCAGATTCACATCCATTCCGGCCGCACTGAGAGTAATCTGCTAG
- a CDS encoding GNAT family N-acetyltransferase produces the protein MTLPVRVPTVRPARPHDVPAVVAMVHELAEYERAPDQCHLTAEQLSAALFGPTPALYGHVAVDDADRPLGFALWFLNFSTWAGVHGVYLEDLYVRPAARGTGAGRHLLATLAAICVERGYQRLEWWMIHWNPAARFYASIGAKPMDEWVPYRLAGSALTELAAQAGRPAGDSSSPAGAAPAHPRS, from the coding sequence GTGACCCTGCCCGTCCGGGTTCCGACCGTACGGCCGGCACGTCCCCACGACGTGCCGGCCGTCGTCGCGATGGTGCACGAGTTGGCCGAGTACGAGCGCGCGCCCGACCAGTGCCACCTCACGGCCGAGCAGCTCTCGGCCGCCCTATTCGGCCCGACCCCGGCGCTGTACGGCCACGTCGCGGTGGACGACGCCGACAGGCCGCTCGGCTTCGCCCTGTGGTTCCTCAACTTCTCCACCTGGGCCGGGGTGCACGGCGTGTACCTGGAGGACCTGTACGTCCGCCCGGCGGCCCGGGGCACCGGCGCGGGGCGGCATCTGCTGGCCACCCTGGCGGCGATCTGCGTGGAGCGGGGCTACCAGCGGCTGGAGTGGTGGATGATCCACTGGAACCCGGCCGCCCGCTTCTACGCCTCGATAGGCGCGAAGCCGATGGACGAGTGGGTGCCGTACCGGCTGGCGGGGTCGGCGCTGACCGAGCTCGCGGCCCAGGCGGGACGGCCGGCGGGCGATTCGTCGTCCCCGGCTGGCGCCGCGCCCGCCCACCCGCGGTCCTGA
- a CDS encoding sirohydrochlorin chelatase: MVLVAHGSRDPRAAAATRALARAVAAARPGTPVRASWLDHTDPGPTAVLRSLAAAGHARAVVVPLLFTAAYHRRVDVPAAVAAARESGPPLAVRVCDVLGPADGVVDPGLLAGLRRRLTEAGPRTFDALVLAAAGTRDAPARASVGRVAAALGAAYGVPCRVSYASAAPPAVGAAVARLRAAGARRVAVSAYFLAPGLFHDAVVADALAAGAATVAAPLTDAPELVDLVLRRVAAAPPA, encoded by the coding sequence GTGGTGCTGGTCGCGCACGGCAGTCGGGATCCCCGGGCGGCCGCGGCCACCCGGGCGCTCGCCCGCGCGGTCGCCGCCGCCCGACCGGGAACCCCGGTCCGGGCGAGTTGGCTGGACCACACCGACCCTGGGCCGACGGCCGTGCTGCGGTCGTTGGCGGCGGCCGGTCACGCCCGGGCCGTGGTGGTGCCGCTGCTGTTCACCGCCGCGTACCACCGGCGGGTCGACGTGCCGGCCGCCGTCGCGGCGGCGCGCGAGTCGGGGCCGCCGCTGGCCGTACGCGTCTGCGACGTGCTCGGCCCCGCCGACGGGGTGGTCGACCCGGGGCTGCTGGCCGGGTTGCGGCGACGGTTGACCGAGGCGGGACCGCGCACCTTCGACGCCCTCGTGCTGGCCGCTGCCGGCACGCGGGACGCCCCGGCTCGCGCCTCGGTGGGGCGGGTGGCGGCGGCACTGGGCGCCGCGTACGGGGTGCCCTGCCGGGTGTCGTACGCCTCGGCGGCCCCGCCCGCCGTCGGTGCGGCGGTGGCCCGCCTGCGCGCGGCGGGGGCCCGCCGGGTCGCCGTGTCGGCGTACTTCCTGGCCCCCGGCCTCTTCCACGACGCGGTGGTGGCGGACGCCCTGGCGGCCGGCGCGGCGACCGTCGCCGCGCCGCTCACCGACGCCCCGGAACTGGTCGACCTGGTGCTGCGCCGAGTGGCGGCCGCACCTCCGGCGTGA
- a CDS encoding phosphoadenylyl-sulfate reductase, which translates to MSGGRLVSAVDLGLVGPGGPRPDESGRRGPEELRALAERAGRELEGAPALEIARWAAETFGDRFCVTSSMADAVLAHLVSRVAPGVDVVFLDTGLHFPETLRVRDEVARRLPVNVRSIRPRLTVGQQDGEYGPRLFNRSPDDCCQLRKVEPLERALTGYDAWAAGLRRDESPTRANTPVVTFDARRGRVKVNPIAAWKQADVDAYIARHDIPVNELFRRGYGSIGCWPCTRRTKAGEDPRAGRWAMFEKTECGLHL; encoded by the coding sequence GTGAGCGGCGGGCGCCTCGTCTCCGCCGTCGACCTCGGGCTGGTCGGTCCGGGCGGGCCGCGCCCGGACGAGTCGGGGCGGCGTGGCCCGGAGGAGCTGCGTGCCCTGGCCGAGCGGGCGGGCCGGGAGCTGGAGGGCGCGCCGGCGCTGGAGATCGCCCGCTGGGCGGCGGAGACGTTCGGCGACAGGTTCTGCGTGACCAGTTCCATGGCCGACGCCGTCCTGGCCCACCTGGTCTCCCGCGTCGCGCCCGGGGTGGACGTGGTCTTCCTCGACACCGGGCTGCACTTCCCCGAGACGCTGAGGGTGCGCGACGAGGTGGCCCGGCGGCTGCCGGTGAACGTCCGCTCCATCCGCCCCCGGCTCACGGTGGGCCAGCAGGACGGGGAGTACGGGCCCCGGCTGTTCAACCGGTCCCCGGACGACTGCTGCCAGCTGCGGAAGGTCGAGCCGCTGGAGCGGGCCCTGACCGGGTACGACGCCTGGGCGGCCGGGCTGCGCCGGGACGAGTCGCCGACCCGGGCCAACACGCCGGTGGTGACGTTCGACGCCCGCCGGGGCAGGGTGAAGGTGAACCCGATCGCGGCGTGGAAGCAGGCCGACGTGGACGCCTACATCGCGCGCCACGACATCCCGGTCAACGAGCTGTTCCGCCGGGGATACGGCTCGATCGGCTGCTGGCCCTGCACCCGGCGCACGAAGGCGGGGGAGGACCCGCGGGCCGGCCGGTGGGCGATGTTCGAGAAGACCGAGTGCGGGCTGCACCTCTGA
- a CDS encoding ATP-binding protein: MTQLTGQPATDDDVVHLTVPADGGYLGVLRTATAGLAARLQFALDEIEDLRIAVDEACAMLLAIATRNAELECRFTVTENALTVEVTVPTVRGATLPSESSFAWKVLTALTTAAAADATNGRATISLLTRRATTY; encoded by the coding sequence GTGACTCAACTGACCGGCCAGCCAGCGACCGACGACGACGTCGTGCACCTCACGGTGCCCGCCGACGGCGGCTACCTCGGCGTGCTCCGCACCGCCACGGCCGGTCTCGCCGCCCGTCTCCAGTTCGCGCTCGACGAGATCGAGGATCTGCGGATCGCCGTGGACGAGGCGTGCGCCATGCTGCTCGCGATCGCCACCCGGAACGCCGAGCTGGAGTGCCGGTTCACGGTGACGGAGAACGCGCTCACCGTCGAGGTGACCGTGCCGACCGTACGGGGCGCGACGCTGCCCTCGGAGTCGTCCTTCGCCTGGAAGGTGCTGACGGCGCTCACCACAGCCGCCGCGGCGGACGCCACGAACGGCCGAGCCACCATCTCCCTACTGACCCGCCGCGCCACCACCTACTAA
- a CDS encoding IS110 family transposase, whose protein sequence is MRGLPEEIPDADSEKVWERVCAVDVAKESGMVCTRLPAAGGRRVSRVWQVTATTNAVSDLAADLVAAGVERVTVESTSDYWRIWFYLFEAAGLDVQLVNARDVKNVPGRPKIDKLDAVWLAKLTEKGLLRPSFVPAAPVRVLRDYTRMRVDLVRDRTRYWSRLEKLLEDALIKVSSVASTLRTVSTRDMVEALIAGQRDPATLASLAHGALRRKRNALIEALTGRFDDHHGELARILLDQIDRLDTEIAKLTTRIGQILDDIDPPSQPGGGDGDTPAPDARRRLAEIPGISTESAQLIIAEIGLDMTRFPTAAHLVSWAKLCPRTIQSGTSLTAGKTGKGNPYLKGALGMAAATVARGKGTFLSERYRRLVTRRGKGKAKVAVARSILVIIWHLLNDPTARYHDLGADFHERRINTTRKINSLVRQLEALGHTVTLQPTT, encoded by the coding sequence ATGCGCGGGTTACCCGAAGAGATCCCGGACGCTGACAGCGAGAAGGTCTGGGAGCGGGTGTGTGCGGTCGATGTGGCCAAGGAGTCGGGGATGGTGTGTACCCGGCTACCCGCCGCGGGTGGGCGGCGGGTGAGCCGGGTGTGGCAGGTGACGGCGACCACGAACGCGGTCAGTGACCTTGCCGCCGATCTGGTGGCGGCGGGGGTGGAGAGGGTCACCGTGGAAAGCACGTCGGACTACTGGCGGATCTGGTTCTACCTGTTCGAGGCAGCCGGGTTGGACGTGCAGTTGGTCAACGCCCGTGACGTCAAGAACGTGCCCGGGCGGCCGAAGATCGACAAGCTGGACGCGGTGTGGTTGGCCAAGCTCACCGAGAAGGGCCTGTTGCGGCCCTCGTTCGTGCCTGCGGCTCCGGTGCGGGTGTTGCGTGACTACACCCGGATGCGGGTGGATCTGGTCCGGGACCGGACCCGCTACTGGTCGAGGTTGGAGAAACTGCTTGAAGACGCCCTGATCAAGGTGTCGTCGGTGGCCTCCACCCTGCGGACGGTGTCGACGCGGGACATGGTTGAGGCGTTGATCGCCGGTCAACGTGATCCGGCGACCCTCGCCTCGCTGGCCCACGGAGCGCTGCGCCGCAAACGCAACGCCCTCATCGAGGCACTCACCGGCCGCTTCGACGACCATCACGGCGAGTTGGCCCGGATCCTGCTCGACCAGATCGACCGCCTCGACACCGAGATCGCGAAACTCACCACACGGATCGGGCAGATACTCGACGACATCGACCCACCGTCCCAGCCGGGCGGCGGCGACGGCGACACCCCGGCGCCAGACGCCCGGCGGCGCCTGGCCGAGATCCCGGGCATCAGCACCGAGTCCGCGCAACTGATCATCGCCGAGATCGGTCTGGACATGACACGGTTCCCCACCGCGGCGCACCTGGTGTCCTGGGCGAAGCTGTGTCCGCGCACCATCCAGTCCGGTACCAGCCTCACCGCGGGCAAGACAGGCAAAGGCAATCCGTACCTCAAAGGCGCCCTCGGTATGGCCGCAGCCACCGTCGCCCGCGGCAAGGGAACGTTCCTGTCCGAACGCTACCGGCGTCTGGTCACACGTCGAGGCAAAGGCAAGGCCAAGGTCGCCGTCGCCCGCTCCATCCTCGTGATCATCTGGCACCTGCTCAACGACCCAACCGCCCGTTACCACGATCTCGGCGCCGACTTCCACGAACGCCGTATCAACACCACCCGGAAGATCAACAGCCTGGTCCGGCAACTCGAAGCCCTCGGCCACACCGTCACCCTGCAACCGACAACCTGA
- a CDS encoding IS1 family transposase yields the protein MSETRSVPLYCPYCGEEDLRPSEAGHGAWECHACARVFTVRFTGLLSRAVAR from the coding sequence ATGAGCGAGACCCGTTCCGTTCCGCTGTACTGCCCGTACTGCGGCGAGGAGGACCTGCGCCCGAGCGAGGCCGGGCACGGCGCGTGGGAGTGCCACGCCTGCGCCCGCGTCTTCACCGTGAGGTTCACGGGGCTGCTCAGTCGGGCGGTGGCCCGGTGA